A stretch of the Bacteroidales bacterium genome encodes the following:
- a CDS encoding helix-hairpin-helix domain-containing protein has product MSKFLREYFSFTNREKKGIIVLLIIIVILLILPNFIYLLKSNEKINFKEFEKEIEAFEKTLNEKSSDIINNSTINYFNFDPNNTSYKDWIKLGMTPKQIKTIKKYISKGGKFKVKADFKKIYCITNEQYKKLAPFIKIKKNDNKTDNAKIILDSLFYFDPNEISSDEWIKLGLNKKQINTIKNYISKGGQFRVKADLKKIYGISENIYKKLEPYIKINNITEKNINKSINNIIVEINSADTNDLIKLKGIGSISANRIIKYRNFLGGFYSTDQLLEVYGISEENFNLFKSNIIVDTTLIKKININTADFKQINKHPYIDYKETKAIINYKNIMKGFKNIEEIKKNNLISVETYNKIKHYLCINN; this is encoded by the coding sequence ATGAGCAAATTTTTAAGAGAATATTTTTCATTTACCAACAGAGAAAAAAAAGGTATAATCGTTTTATTAATTATTATCGTAATTTTATTAATACTACCCAATTTTATTTATTTATTAAAAAGTAATGAGAAAATAAATTTTAAGGAATTTGAAAAAGAAATTGAAGCATTTGAAAAAACTTTAAATGAAAAATCATCTGATATTATTAATAATAGTACAATTAATTATTTCAACTTCGACCCTAATAATACATCTTATAAAGATTGGATTAAATTGGGAATGACACCAAAACAAATAAAAACAATTAAGAAGTATATTTCAAAAGGTGGAAAATTCAAAGTTAAAGCAGATTTTAAAAAAATTTATTGTATCACTAATGAACAATACAAAAAACTCGCACCGTTTATAAAGATTAAAAAAAATGATAATAAAACAGATAATGCAAAAATAATATTGGATTCATTATTCTATTTCGACCCAAATGAAATAAGTTCAGACGAATGGATTAAATTAGGGCTAAATAAAAAACAAATAAATACAATTAAGAATTATATTTCAAAAGGTGGGCAATTCAGAGTTAAAGCAGATCTGAAAAAAATATATGGTATATCTGAAAATATTTATAAAAAGTTAGAACCTTATATAAAAATTAATAACATCACAGAAAAAAATATAAATAAGAGTATAAACAATATAATTGTTGAAATAAATTCTGCCGACACTAATGATTTAATTAAATTAAAAGGAATAGGAAGTATTTCTGCAAACAGAATAATAAAATATCGTAACTTCTTAGGGGGATTTTATTCAACAGACCAATTACTTGAAGTATATGGAATATCTGAAGAAAATTTCAATTTATTTAAAAGTAATATTATTGTTGATACAACTTTAATAAAAAAAATTAATATTAACACAGCCGATTTTAAACAAATTAACAAACACCCATATATTGATTATAAAGAAACAAAAGCAATTATAAATTATAAAAACATAATGAAAGGATTTAAAAATATCGAAGAAATAAAAAAAAACAATTTAATATCCGTTGAAACATATAATAAAATAAAACACTATTTATGTATAAATAATTAA
- a CDS encoding 30S ribosomal protein S21 codes for MIVIPVKEGENIDRALKKFKRKFEKTGVIKEIRARQIFKKPSIIKREEKLHAVYVQKLLNTEQLG; via the coding sequence ATGATAGTAATACCAGTAAAAGAAGGTGAAAATATTGACAGAGCACTTAAAAAATTTAAAAGAAAGTTTGAAAAAACCGGAGTAATTAAAGAGATTAGAGCAAGACAAATTTTCAAAAAACCATCTATAATAAAAAGAGAAGAAAAATTACATGCAGTATATGTTCAAAAATTATTAAACACGGAACAATTAGGTTAA